GCCTGGCGCAGCGCAGCGGCGTCGAAGTGCTCGGCCAGGTAGCCGCGCCGCCCGTCCCAGGAAGGTTCGGCCTCGCTGAGCACCGGCACGAAACTGAAACCGGGAATGCGTTCGGCATAGGCTTCGATGCGCGCCAGCTCGCACAGGTCGGCCTGCTGGCGCACGCCGTAGTAGAGCGTCACCGGCTGGCCGCAGCCGCCGCGCTCGGCGATCTGGTCGAGCATGCCAAGGAACGCCGACAGACCCGTGCCACCGGCGACCATCACCAGTGGGCGTTCGATCTGGCGCAGGTAGAAGGCTCCCAACGGCGCCTCGAAGCGGATCTCGTCGCCGACCTGGCAGCGCTCGCGGATGTAGTTGCTCATCACCCCGTCAGGCAGCAGGCGAATGAGGAACTGCAGGCGGTTGTCGGCGCTGGGCTGGCTGGCGAAGGAGTACGAGCGCCAGGCGTCGGTGCCGGGAATCTGCAGGCGTGCGTACTGTCCGGGAAGGAAGTCCAGCTGGCGATCGTCGGTGCTGGCGTCCAGGTGCAGGATGGCCGTACCGGCCGACACCTGTTGCACGTGGCAGACCCGGCCGCTGCCCTGCACGGTGCGGTTGGCTCCGCACAGCGAAGAGTCGAAGTCGAAGTAGAACGAGGCGTCGGACTGCACGCGGGTCTGGCAGGTGAGTACCTTGCGCTGGGCCAGGTCCTGTTCCGACAGGGCTTCTTCGTCGACGTAGTCGAGGCTGTAGCTGCCCGACTCGCACCGGCCCATGCAGGTGGCGCACACACCCTCACGGCAGTCCAGGGGGATGTTGATACCGTTGCGCAACGCGGCGTCGAGGAGGATCTCGTTGCCGTTGACGGGGAAGAACAGCGTCTTGCCGTCGGCGAAACTGAAGGCGACCTTGTGATTCATGATTCGGCGTCCGCGCAGTCAGAGGTGATAGAAGTCCAGCACCGAGTTGATGGTGTCGTTGAGCAGCACGACATGCTTGCGGGTGATCACGAAGCTGTCGCCGCTCGGGCGCAGGTCATAGGTGGCGTAGCCGAAGAACTGCTCGCTCTGGCCCAGGCGGTGGTACAGGGTGGTCCAGTTGGCCTTGACCTGCAGCTGGCCGCCCGCCCGTTCGGCAATGCGCAGGTTGCCGATGTTGTGCAGGGTGCGTGGCATCGGGATGGTCGAGGCAGCCTTGCCGGTGCGAATGCGGAACACCCGGTCTTCCAGCCCGGAGCGGTTGGCGTAGTAGATCAGCGACATGCCTTTCTTCGGGTCGCTGGTGTAGCTGTGCTCGGACTCCCACTGCGGCAGGTGGAACTCGCTGTCTTCGCTGAACAGTGCCAGGTAGGCGTCCCAGTCCTGGGCGTCGCACAGCTCGCATTTGCGGAAAAAGAATTGCTCGATCTGGTAGTGCAGTTGCGGATTCATGTTCATACCTCGCGCAGCTTCAGGGGCTGGTCCTGGGCGATCTTGTCCAGGCCTTGCAACAGGAAGCGCTGCCAGTTGTTGTGCTGGTTGACGTACAGGCCTTCATGGGTGAATTCGGTGCCGGTCAGTGCGGGCTGGATGCCGATCGCCTCGCTGTTGGCGGTGGGGCCTTCGACCCATTTGCCATGGCCGCGGGAAATGTCGCTCCAGCGCTCCAGGCGGGCCTGGAAGCCGCGCTGGGCCTCGCGGAACTCCACCAGGTCGTCTGGCGTACCCATCCCCGAAACGTTGAAGAAGTCTTCGAACTGGCGGATACGGCTTTCTCGGTCGGCGTCGGACTCGCCCTTCACGCCGATGCACTGGCTGATGACCTCGGTCTTGTTCCAGGCCACCGGGCGCACGATGCGCAGCTGCGAGCTGATCTGGTCCATGAAGAACAGGCTGGGGTAGATGTTCAGGTTGCGCAGGCGGTGCATCATCCACTCGGCCTTGGCCTGGCCGTACTCGGCCACCAGGCGCGGCATCACTGCGGCATAGCCGGGGCGTACGGTGGGGTTGGGCATGTCGCTGAACAGCAGGCTGTGGCCGTTGTGGAAGGAGAACCAGCCGTCGTCGGTCTGCGCATCGCCGGCACCGAGCTTGCTGTAGTCCAGGGTGCTGCTGGCGCCGCCTTTCTCGGCGTTGACCTGCTGGCGGTGCTGCACGGTGGCCACGTAGTTGTAGTGCACGGTGCTCACGTGGTAGCCGTCCAGGCCGTTTTCGTTCTGCAGCTTCCAGTTGCCGTCGTAGGTGTAGGTCGACTTGCCGGGCAGCACTTCCAGCTCGCCGGTGGGCGACTGGGCGACCATCATGTCGAAGAACACCTTGGCGTCGCCGAGGAAGTCTTCCAGGCTGTCCTGGCCTTCGGCGTCGAGGCTGATGAACACGAAGCCCTTGTAGCTGGCGATGCGCGCCTTCTTCAGGCCACGGGTGGCCTTGTCGAAGCCTTCGGGGTACTCGCCCGGCGCCTTGACCTTCACCAGGCGCCCGTCGCTCTTGTAGCACCAGGCGTGGAAGGGGCAGGTGAAGGTGCTCTGGTTGCCTTTCATCACCCGCGTCAGGGTAGTGCCGCGGTGCTGGCAGGCGTTGATCAGCGCGTGCAGCTGGCCTTCGCCATCACGGGTGATGATCATCGGCTGGCGACCGGCACGCATGGTCAGGAAGTCATGCTTGTTGGCGATCTCGCTCTCATGGCAGGCGTAGATCCAGTTTTTCTCGAAGATCAGTTCCATCTCCAGGTCGAACAGCTCCGGCTCGGTGAACATGTCCCGGGCGATGCGGAACACGCCTTCGGCGGGGCGAAAGTCCAGGCAGCCGTTGATGAAGTCCTTCCACTGATCGACGCTTCTTGTTGGGTTCATGGTCCTGTACCTGTCACATCGGGCGATTCGGCAGGTGCTCGCTGGCACCCTCGGTTGGGGCCATTTAACGAAGCGGCGCGCTACAGGGTCTATCCGCTTTTTTGGCAAACCCGGTCCGTAAATTTCGTTCTGCCAGGGCCTTCGGGCGGGCGCGTATAACACCCGGCGCAGGGCACGTCTTGCCGCTTCCTGCAGCGTCGTTATCCATAAAACGCAGCGCTGGCAGCGCGGCGGTAACAGACTTGTGTCGGGAGTACCCATTCGCGCAACGGCTGGCGCCATTGGCGCGTCGATGCCAGGGGTTGCACCAGGGCAGGTCACGCATCGGCCGGCAGGCTGCCTGAAGGTGCAGCCCAGGCTCTGCGCCGCGGCTGCGGCGCCCGGGCGGGGGTGTGGCGGCAGGCCCCGCCCGATGGCGGACTGTCCGAAAACTTGTCGATCACTATCCGCTTAGTGAGCCTTCCGATGGGTGAACGCGGCGATGGCGTGTCGCTTGCATCGTGCGTCTGTAGATACGCCGCAGAGCGTGCATCGAGAAAAACAGCCTGAGAGTGCCGTGATGACCCCGAAGCCTGAATCACCCTTGCGTGATATCCATGCCGATCATTCCGATCTTGCCGGCGCGCGTTCCTGGATGTCGGATATCTGTGGCCCTCACCACCTGGTGGCCAGCCGCCCGGGGCGCCTGCATTTTCGCCACAGCGCCAGCGT
The Pseudomonas sp. DTU_2021_1001937_2_SI_NGA_ILE_001 DNA segment above includes these coding regions:
- the antC gene encoding anthranilate 1,2-dioxygenase electron transfer component AntC, with protein sequence MNHKVAFSFADGKTLFFPVNGNEILLDAALRNGINIPLDCREGVCATCMGRCESGSYSLDYVDEEALSEQDLAQRKVLTCQTRVQSDASFYFDFDSSLCGANRTVQGSGRVCHVQQVSAGTAILHLDASTDDRQLDFLPGQYARLQIPGTDAWRSYSFASQPSADNRLQFLIRLLPDGVMSNYIRERCQVGDEIRFEAPLGAFYLRQIERPLVMVAGGTGLSAFLGMLDQIAERGGCGQPVTLYYGVRQQADLCELARIEAYAERIPGFSFVPVLSEAEPSWDGRRGYLAEHFDAAALRQAPFDMYLCGPPPMVESVKTWLSENAIDNGHLYFEKFTESNT
- the antB gene encoding anthranilate 1,2-dioxygenase small subunit, with product MNPQLHYQIEQFFFRKCELCDAQDWDAYLALFSEDSEFHLPQWESEHSYTSDPKKGMSLIYYANRSGLEDRVFRIRTGKAASTIPMPRTLHNIGNLRIAERAGGQLQVKANWTTLYHRLGQSEQFFGYATYDLRPSGDSFVITRKHVVLLNDTINSVLDFYHL
- the antA gene encoding anthranilate 1,2-dioxygenase large subunit, with the translated sequence MNPTRSVDQWKDFINGCLDFRPAEGVFRIARDMFTEPELFDLEMELIFEKNWIYACHESEIANKHDFLTMRAGRQPMIITRDGEGQLHALINACQHRGTTLTRVMKGNQSTFTCPFHAWCYKSDGRLVKVKAPGEYPEGFDKATRGLKKARIASYKGFVFISLDAEGQDSLEDFLGDAKVFFDMMVAQSPTGELEVLPGKSTYTYDGNWKLQNENGLDGYHVSTVHYNYVATVQHRQQVNAEKGGASSTLDYSKLGAGDAQTDDGWFSFHNGHSLLFSDMPNPTVRPGYAAVMPRLVAEYGQAKAEWMMHRLRNLNIYPSLFFMDQISSQLRIVRPVAWNKTEVISQCIGVKGESDADRESRIRQFEDFFNVSGMGTPDDLVEFREAQRGFQARLERWSDISRGHGKWVEGPTANSEAIGIQPALTGTEFTHEGLYVNQHNNWQRFLLQGLDKIAQDQPLKLREV